One stretch of Armigeres subalbatus isolate Guangzhou_Male chromosome 2, GZ_Asu_2, whole genome shotgun sequence DNA includes these proteins:
- the LOC134214397 gene encoding uncharacterized protein LOC134214397, with amino-acid sequence MDSALIQRFKFGSRVQQPGETASDFLFSLKLQAEYCNFKGDKQDRILDRVLIGLSDDALRQKLLAEDGDKLNLAQVEKIISTWELAASNAKTLTHDHSFEQIASIVGSRDIFLQRMADSVHGCGPMKRRLGYRYSSAVGERNAKPYYRHNNRVDNCSQFKQVRSHQDQHRRHQDALVRPGELKNESRIVIDRRVCDYCGVPGHIRRRCLKLNQFKRSPINNINLKENSTNTDDNLSSEINCWEDKTDDSDQDYSYGAQKSNKDRA; translated from the coding sequence ATGGATTCAGCCTTAATCCAACGTTTCAAATTTGGGTCCCGAGTACAACAACCTGGTGAAACAGCCAGTGATTTTCTTTTTTCGCTTAAACTCCAAGCTGAGTATTGTAATTTCAAAGGTGATAAACAGGATCGTATACTTGATCGCGTACTCATTGGCTTGTCGGATGACGCTTTGAGACAAAAGTTGTTAGCGGAAGATGGGGACAAATTGAATCTAGCTCAAGTTGAGAAGATTATATCGACATGGGAGTTAGCTGCttctaatgcaaaaacattAACACATGATCATTCTTTTGAACAAATCGCTTCTATTGTTGGAAGCCGAGATATTTTTTTGCAACGCATGGCAGATTCAGTTCATGGTTGTGGCCCAATGAAGCGCCGTTTAGGCTACAGATATTCCTCAGCGGTTGGGGAGCGCAATGCAAAGCCATACTATAGACACAACAATCGGGTCGATAATTGTTCACAGTTCAAACAAGTGAGGTCTCATCAGGATCAGCATCGCAGACATCAGGATGCTCTGGTTCGCCCAGGGGAACTGAAGAATGAGAGCCGAATCGTTATCGACCGAAGAGTGTGCGACTATTGCGGAGTGCCAGGACATATTAGAAGGAGGTGCCTGAAGCTGAACCAATTCAAGAGGAGTCCAATCAACAACATCAACTTGAAAGAAAACAGTACAAATACGGACGATAATTTGTCGAGTGAGATAAATTGTTGGGAAGACAAGACTGATGACTCAGACCAAG